In one Neobacillus sp. WH10 genomic region, the following are encoded:
- a CDS encoding enoyl-CoA hydratase-related protein, whose amino-acid sequence MEQILLEVNNHIAIVTINRAEALNAFNYETLLELQRKVEEIRIDSMVRAVIFIGAGEKAFSVGADLKERKNLTNEQVKRNLFKINEVFNAIDNLPQPTIAAINGFAFGGGMELALACDFRIAAKEAVMGLTETGLAIIPGAGGTQRLPRLIGQAKALELILTARRLTADEACDFGLLTRVVSRNDLLHECLGFCSLLLANGPIALQQAKFAIKNGMNTDLNTGLQIERKAYEVTLPTEDRIEALQAFTEKRKPIYKGK is encoded by the coding sequence ATGGAGCAAATATTACTTGAGGTGAACAATCATATAGCGATTGTTACCATTAATCGTGCGGAAGCACTCAATGCCTTTAATTACGAGACATTGCTGGAATTGCAAAGAAAGGTTGAAGAAATCCGGATTGATTCAATGGTCAGGGCTGTTATTTTTATCGGTGCAGGCGAGAAGGCCTTTAGCGTTGGTGCCGATCTAAAAGAACGAAAAAACCTAACTAATGAGCAAGTGAAACGAAATTTGTTTAAGATAAATGAGGTTTTTAACGCAATTGATAATCTTCCCCAACCAACCATCGCCGCCATAAACGGCTTTGCTTTCGGTGGCGGTATGGAGCTTGCCTTGGCTTGTGATTTTCGGATTGCAGCAAAGGAAGCGGTAATGGGGCTAACAGAAACCGGTCTTGCAATTATTCCAGGCGCTGGCGGGACGCAGCGGCTTCCAAGACTTATTGGTCAGGCGAAGGCATTGGAGCTAATCCTAACCGCACGCAGGCTGACGGCAGACGAGGCCTGCGACTTTGGACTTTTGACAAGGGTTGTTTCTCGTAATGATTTATTGCATGAGTGCTTAGGCTTTTGCTCGCTGTTACTTGCAAATGGTCCAATAGCTTTACAGCAAGCAAAGTTTGCCATTAAAAATGGAATGAATACCGATTTAAACACAGGTCTGCAGATTGAACGAAAAGCCTACGAAGTAACACTTCCAACTGAGGATCGAATCGAAGCATTACAAGCCTTCACCGAAAAAAGAAAACCTATTTATAAAGGGAAATAA
- a CDS encoding lipoate--protein ligase, with product MLFIDNKGITDPRINLAIEEYALKNLDINETYLLFYINEPSIIIGKNQNTIEEINTEYVESNGIHVVRRLSGGGAVYHDLGNLNFSFITKDDGESFHNFRKFTEPVVAALKKLGVNAELSGRNDLEVEGRKISGNAQFSTKGRMFSHGTLLFNSEMDHVVSALKVKKDKIESKGIKSVRSRVANISEFLTEKIDIQEFRSLILTSIFAGQEEIPEYMLTEEDWEKIYQLSEERYQNWEWNYGRSPKFNLQHSHRFPVGSIDVRLEVNKGILENCKIYGDFFGVGDVSDIENILKGIRYEKNEIEKRLSEVDITHYFGSVSKEEFINLIY from the coding sequence ATGTTATTTATCGATAATAAGGGCATCACCGACCCGCGGATAAATCTGGCGATTGAAGAGTATGCTTTAAAAAATCTTGATATAAATGAAACCTATTTATTATTTTACATAAATGAACCATCCATCATTATTGGAAAAAATCAAAATACAATTGAAGAAATCAATACAGAATATGTTGAGAGTAATGGTATACACGTAGTGCGCAGATTGTCCGGAGGGGGAGCTGTTTACCATGACCTTGGCAACTTAAACTTTAGTTTTATTACAAAGGATGATGGGGAAAGCTTTCATAATTTCCGTAAATTCACTGAGCCGGTAGTAGCAGCACTGAAAAAATTAGGGGTAAACGCCGAGTTAAGCGGCAGAAATGACCTGGAAGTTGAGGGTAGGAAAATTTCTGGAAATGCACAATTTTCCACGAAAGGGAGAATGTTTAGCCATGGTACCCTGCTTTTTAATTCAGAAATGGATCATGTTGTATCTGCCTTGAAGGTCAAGAAGGACAAAATTGAGTCAAAAGGAATTAAATCGGTTCGCAGCCGGGTAGCCAATATTTCTGAGTTTCTGACAGAAAAAATTGATATTCAAGAGTTCCGTTCATTAATTTTAACATCCATCTTTGCCGGACAAGAAGAAATACCTGAATACATGTTAACTGAGGAAGACTGGGAAAAGATTTATCAGCTATCAGAGGAGCGCTACCAAAACTGGGAATGGAACTACGGGAGATCACCTAAGTTCAATCTGCAGCATTCTCACCGCTTTCCGGTCGGTTCTATCGATGTCCGCTTAGAAGTGAACAAAGGAATCTTAGAAAACTGTAAAATATATGGCGACTTTTTTGGTGTCGGTGATGTAAGTGACATCGAAAACATATTAAAAGGCATTCGTTATGAAAAAAATGAAATTGAGAAGAGACTTTCAGAGGTGGATATCACTCATTATTTTGGAAGTGTCTCAAAAGAAGAATTTATCAACTTAATTTATTAA
- a CDS encoding YhgE/Pip domain-containing protein, with product MKNILLKEELLTIFKNKKVLIPIIAVLFVPVLYAGMFLWAFWDPYDKLNELPVAVINNDEGATLDGINLKIGDDLVSNLKESKDFDYVFVDKNEGYKELKDQKYYMAIEIPKDFSKNATTLLDENPKKLELIYTPNEGFNFLSAQIGGSAVEKIKTAVAEQVTETYAETMFSKISEVADGVVQASDGAGQLSDGSVDLNKGSDDLNKGLATLAEKSIEFNNGMKTANSGSKELAAGSTELKNGLAKAEANLPLLIAGTKDAYAGAEQLKRDLPAGIAAGIEKELTGSVGELNSGIDQFKSQLSGMLAANIADQTITQQTEKMQKLAKTLIDNKVDPALVQQIMANEQKNAPTKEQLQQQILSALSPKLDAGFNQFKSGVNEKLDGASNGLESKIKAQTNPYFDQLITGIGKINGGQQELQKGIHDLYAGSSKLNDGTKTLSAGMSQLTGGADQITDGTGQLADGSGQLKDGTSKLSEGAKELSDKLADGAKDASRVHSNEKTYNMMADPVKLDNEKINHVPNYGTGFAPYFISLGLFVGALLLSIVFPLRDTTVMPSSGFNWFISKFSVMAGVGIIQALLVDVILLAGLGLDVQSVPRFILFSIITSLTFIALIQLLVSVFSDAGRFLAILILIFQLTTSAGTFPLELIPNFLQHFNVLLPMTYSVSGFKAVISSGDFSYMWQNATILLGFLVAFALGTIAYFTMRHRYRYKHQNNTLVSE from the coding sequence GTGAAAAACATCTTATTAAAGGAAGAACTTTTGACGATATTTAAAAATAAAAAAGTTTTAATTCCGATTATCGCTGTATTGTTTGTCCCAGTCTTGTATGCGGGAATGTTTTTGTGGGCGTTCTGGGATCCATATGACAAGCTTAACGAACTGCCGGTTGCGGTCATTAATAATGATGAGGGTGCAACACTTGATGGGATTAACCTAAAGATAGGTGATGATTTAGTTTCTAACTTAAAGGAAAGTAAAGATTTTGATTATGTATTTGTAGACAAGAATGAAGGTTATAAAGAGTTAAAAGACCAAAAATATTATATGGCGATCGAAATTCCAAAAGACTTTTCCAAAAATGCAACTACATTATTGGATGAAAATCCGAAAAAATTGGAACTGATCTATACTCCGAACGAAGGCTTTAACTTCCTTTCAGCACAAATCGGCGGCTCAGCTGTAGAGAAAATCAAAACGGCTGTTGCAGAACAAGTAACTGAAACGTACGCTGAAACAATGTTTAGCAAAATTTCAGAGGTTGCTGATGGAGTGGTACAAGCAAGCGACGGTGCAGGTCAGTTAAGTGATGGGTCAGTTGACTTAAATAAGGGCTCTGATGATTTAAATAAAGGCCTTGCAACCCTCGCTGAAAAATCCATTGAATTTAACAATGGGATGAAAACAGCAAATTCAGGTTCAAAGGAATTAGCAGCAGGTTCAACAGAATTGAAAAACGGGTTAGCTAAAGCTGAGGCCAATCTTCCGTTACTAATTGCTGGTACGAAAGATGCATATGCTGGTGCTGAACAATTGAAACGTGACCTTCCAGCAGGGATAGCAGCTGGTATTGAAAAGGAATTGACTGGAAGTGTAGGGGAACTAAATAGCGGCATTGATCAGTTTAAATCACAGTTATCAGGGATGTTAGCAGCAAATATTGCTGATCAAACGATTACACAGCAAACAGAAAAAATGCAGAAATTAGCTAAAACCCTAATTGACAACAAAGTTGACCCAGCTCTTGTACAACAAATAATGGCTAATGAGCAAAAAAATGCACCAACGAAAGAACAGTTACAGCAACAAATTTTATCTGCATTAAGCCCTAAACTGGATGCTGGTTTCAATCAATTCAAATCAGGCGTTAATGAAAAATTAGACGGTGCATCGAATGGTTTGGAAAGTAAAATTAAAGCACAAACAAACCCTTATTTTGATCAATTGATTACTGGTATTGGCAAAATCAATGGTGGTCAGCAGGAATTACAAAAAGGGATCCATGATTTATATGCAGGTTCATCAAAATTAAATGATGGTACCAAAACCCTTTCTGCTGGTATGAGTCAGTTAACTGGTGGAGCAGATCAAATTACAGACGGAACGGGTCAATTAGCTGATGGCTCTGGGCAACTAAAAGACGGAACATCCAAGCTTTCTGAGGGTGCCAAGGAATTATCAGATAAGCTTGCTGATGGGGCAAAAGATGCTTCAAGAGTTCATTCAAATGAAAAAACTTACAATATGATGGCTGATCCAGTAAAACTCGATAATGAAAAAATTAATCATGTACCAAACTATGGAACAGGATTTGCACCATACTTCATTTCATTAGGCTTATTTGTTGGTGCACTACTATTATCGATTGTCTTCCCGCTTCGCGATACAACGGTAATGCCATCAAGCGGATTTAACTGGTTTATTAGCAAGTTTTCCGTCATGGCAGGTGTTGGAATTATCCAAGCATTACTAGTAGATGTCATTCTACTTGCTGGATTAGGTCTTGACGTACAAAGTGTTCCTAGGTTTATTTTATTTTCAATCATTACTAGTTTGACGTTCATTGCTTTAATTCAATTACTAGTTTCAGTATTTTCTGATGCAGGGCGTTTCCTGGCGATTCTCATTTTGATTTTCCAATTAACAACAAGTGCCGGAACCTTCCCGCTTGAATTAATTCCAAATTTCCTTCAGCACTTTAATGTATTACTGCCGATGACCTATTCGGTTAGTGGCTTTAAGGCTGTTATTTCAAGTGGTGACTTCAGCTATATGTGGCAAAATGCTACGATTCTCTTAGGTTTCTTAGTTGCATTCGCCCTTGGAACAATCGCTTATTTCACAATGAGACATAGGTATCGATATAAACATCAAAATAATACTTTAGTTAGTGAATAA
- a CDS encoding AzlC family ABC transporter permease — MADLAIGRESSEFKKGVQAGISIGIGYFPIALTFGLLAKSSGLSIYETVLMSLIVFAGASQYISLSLIAYGTSIFEIILTTFIVNIRHFLMCTTLNEKCEEDHLFNKIIYSFGITDETFSVAATREGRVTTGFMFGLISIAYSSWVVCSGMGHLIGASLPQTLQESMGVALYAMFIGLLVPSMKKSAKVIFLAVLGAIFNSIFTISHIMAQGWAIVTATLLSAIIIEIAEVMKTRRGGRRHEE; from the coding sequence ATGGCGGATTTAGCAATAGGAAGAGAATCGTCTGAATTTAAAAAGGGTGTCCAAGCGGGGATCAGCATCGGGATTGGTTATTTTCCGATTGCACTGACATTTGGTCTCCTTGCAAAATCCTCCGGGTTATCTATTTATGAAACGGTTTTAATGAGTCTGATTGTGTTTGCCGGTGCATCACAATATATCTCACTTAGCCTTATTGCTTATGGGACTAGTATATTTGAAATTATTTTAACAACCTTTATCGTAAATATTAGACATTTTTTGATGTGTACAACTTTAAATGAAAAGTGTGAAGAAGATCATCTTTTTAACAAAATAATTTATTCTTTTGGAATTACTGATGAAACGTTTTCTGTTGCAGCTACAAGGGAAGGAAGAGTAACAACAGGATTTATGTTCGGCCTCATTTCAATAGCTTACTCAAGCTGGGTGGTATGTTCAGGTATGGGCCATCTTATTGGGGCCAGTCTGCCCCAAACATTACAGGAGAGTATGGGTGTTGCCCTGTATGCTATGTTTATTGGGCTCCTGGTTCCTTCGATGAAAAAAAGTGCAAAAGTGATTTTCTTGGCCGTACTTGGAGCGATTTTTAATTCAATTTTTACAATCAGCCACATCATGGCTCAGGGCTGGGCAATTGTCACGGCTACGCTATTATCGGCCATTATCATTGAAATAGCAGAAGTGATGAAAACGAGACGTGGAGGAAGGCGACATGAAGAGTGA
- a CDS encoding fatty acid--CoA ligase family protein, which translates to MNLSAKLNEIAKSSAEKPAYYFMGQASTYAELDGAITKFASGLEKLGIKQGDHIALLLGNSPHFIISLYGALRLGVTVIPINPIYTADEIGYILNNGDVKTVVALDLALPLVEKVHALLPKIEQYVFCETKPDSLVKSEIENLSVYTKMKSFSEVVALGELTFQGPELKDDDVAIILYTSGTTGKPKGAMLTHRNLYSNAKDVADYLKMNNDDKVVTVLPMFHVFCLTVALNAPLLSGATLLIVPKFSPKEIFALIKGYEATVFAGVPTMYNFLYQFPDGHPDDLKSLRLCISGGASLPVALLKNFEQKFNVVVSEGYGLSEASPVTCFNPLDRPRKPGSIGTSIMKVENKVVDELGEDVPVGSVGELIVRGPNVMKGYYKMPEETAATIRNGWLHTGDMARMDEEGYFYIVDRKKDLIIIGGYNVYPREVEEVIYNHPDVVEVAVVGVPEPNQGEAVNAYVVSKNPELSKEQILEYCKEHLAKYKVPTTIEFLEELPKNTTGKILRRALKAQVTQAVGK; encoded by the coding sequence ATGAATCTATCTGCAAAGCTAAATGAAATAGCTAAGAGCTCTGCTGAAAAACCAGCGTATTATTTTATGGGTCAGGCAAGTACTTACGCAGAATTGGATGGGGCAATTACAAAGTTTGCTTCGGGGTTAGAGAAATTAGGAATCAAGCAAGGGGATCATATTGCCTTATTGCTCGGCAACTCACCACATTTTATTATCAGCTTATATGGGGCATTACGGCTAGGGGTAACCGTCATTCCCATTAATCCAATTTACACGGCTGATGAAATTGGCTACATCTTAAATAATGGGGATGTTAAAACGGTTGTTGCACTCGATTTAGCATTACCATTAGTGGAAAAAGTCCATGCTTTACTACCAAAAATTGAGCAATACGTTTTTTGTGAAACAAAGCCTGATAGTCTAGTTAAATCTGAGATTGAAAACCTTTCAGTTTATACAAAAATGAAATCGTTTTCAGAGGTTGTTGCTTTAGGTGAATTAACTTTCCAAGGTCCCGAGCTTAAGGATGATGATGTCGCAATCATTCTCTATACTTCCGGAACAACTGGAAAACCAAAGGGTGCAATGTTAACCCATAGGAATTTGTATAGCAATGCCAAAGATGTTGCAGATTATTTAAAAATGAATAACGATGACAAAGTGGTAACAGTCCTTCCAATGTTCCATGTTTTCTGTTTGACAGTTGCCTTAAATGCACCGTTACTAAGTGGTGCAACCTTGTTGATTGTACCAAAATTTAGTCCGAAGGAAATTTTTGCGTTAATAAAGGGATATGAGGCAACTGTTTTTGCGGGTGTTCCGACAATGTATAATTTCCTCTATCAATTTCCAGATGGACACCCTGATGACCTGAAATCATTACGATTATGTATTTCCGGGGGTGCATCACTTCCAGTTGCTCTCTTAAAGAATTTCGAACAGAAATTTAATGTGGTGGTTTCGGAAGGGTATGGCTTATCAGAGGCATCACCTGTCACGTGCTTTAACCCGCTTGATCGTCCGCGCAAGCCTGGCTCCATTGGAACATCGATTATGAAGGTGGAGAACAAAGTAGTTGACGAACTTGGTGAAGATGTACCTGTTGGCAGCGTTGGTGAACTAATTGTGCGTGGCCCAAATGTGATGAAGGGCTATTATAAAATGCCTGAAGAAACAGCAGCAACGATTCGAAACGGCTGGCTTCATACTGGTGACATGGCGCGAATGGATGAAGAAGGGTACTTTTATATTGTTGACCGGAAAAAGGATTTAATTATTATAGGCGGTTACAATGTATATCCTCGTGAAGTGGAGGAAGTGATCTACAATCATCCAGATGTTGTTGAAGTGGCAGTGGTTGGTGTTCCAGAGCCTAACCAGGGTGAGGCTGTAAATGCCTATGTTGTCAGCAAAAACCCTGAACTTAGCAAGGAGCAAATACTTGAATATTGTAAAGAACATCTTGCTAAATATAAGGTACCAACAACGATCGAGTTTTTAGAAGAACTTCCAAAGAACACAACAGGGAAAATATTGAGGCGTGCCCTTAAAGCACAGGTTACGCAAGCTGTTGGAAAGTAA
- a CDS encoding AzlD domain-containing protein — protein MKSEIIWMIFGMGLVTYIPRMLPFVLFKGKELPPFIQGVLKNVPYAALGALIFPAIIFIQEDDIWYGILGAAAAFIAAYLGANVILVVLGSIVILALYSFLL, from the coding sequence ATGAAGAGTGAAATAATTTGGATGATTTTCGGAATGGGGCTTGTTACTTATATTCCGCGAATGCTCCCTTTTGTTCTGTTTAAAGGGAAGGAGCTTCCGCCATTTATTCAAGGGGTGCTAAAGAATGTTCCATATGCCGCCCTTGGCGCGTTAATATTTCCAGCTATTATCTTTATTCAAGAAGATGATATTTGGTACGGGATACTAGGGGCTGCAGCTGCCTTCATAGCTGCCTATTTAGGAGCCAATGTAATCTTGGTAGTCCTTGGCTCTATTGTCATTCTTGCGCTATACTCTTTTCTACTATAA
- the hemH gene encoding ferrochelatase encodes MTKKKMGLLVMAYGTPYTLDDLEGYYTHIRHGRKPSPEMMEDLRNRYEAIGGISPLAKITLDQAEMLEQHLNHVQDEIEFKMYLGLKHIAPFIEDAVKKMHVDGIKEAVSIVLAPHFSTFSVQSYNGRAVEEAEKLGGLKIRTIESWYQEPKFIGYWANKVRQIFDQMLQEEREQAVLIVSAHSLPEKILQFGDPYPSQLQETADLIAEQAGIKNYEIGWQSAGNTPEPWIGPDVQDLTRDLFNTHHYKSFVFAPVGFVCDHLEVLYDNDYECKAVTDELGVSYYRPEMPNATAEFIDCLSSVILKKLME; translated from the coding sequence ATGACAAAAAAGAAAATGGGACTGTTGGTAATGGCATACGGTACCCCATATACATTAGATGATTTAGAAGGCTATTATACACATATCCGTCATGGCCGGAAACCGAGTCCAGAAATGATGGAAGACCTTCGTAATCGTTATGAAGCAATTGGCGGAATCTCTCCATTAGCAAAAATCACACTTGACCAAGCGGAAATGCTTGAACAACATTTAAATCATGTTCAAGATGAAATTGAATTTAAAATGTATCTTGGATTAAAACATATAGCACCGTTTATTGAAGATGCTGTAAAAAAAATGCATGTAGATGGAATTAAAGAGGCAGTAAGTATTGTTTTGGCTCCGCATTTTTCAACCTTCAGTGTACAATCCTATAACGGCAGAGCAGTGGAGGAAGCAGAAAAGCTAGGCGGGCTCAAAATTAGAACGATAGAAAGTTGGTACCAGGAACCGAAATTTATCGGATATTGGGCTAATAAGGTAAGACAAATTTTTGATCAAATGCTACAGGAGGAAAGGGAACAAGCAGTTTTAATTGTTTCCGCACACAGCCTGCCTGAGAAAATCCTCCAATTTGGCGACCCCTACCCAAGTCAGCTTCAGGAAACGGCTGATTTAATTGCGGAACAAGCAGGGATAAAGAATTACGAAATCGGCTGGCAAAGTGCTGGAAATACTCCGGAGCCTTGGATTGGCCCGGATGTTCAGGACTTAACAAGGGATCTATTTAACACTCATCATTATAAATCATTCGTTTTTGCACCTGTCGGATTTGTATGCGACCACCTTGAGGTGTTATACGATAATGATTATGAATGCAAAGCGGTTACGGATGAATTAGGAGTAAGCTACTATCGGCCGGAAATGCCGAATGCAACGGCTGAATTCATAGATTGCTTATCAAGCGTAATCCTAAAAAAATTAATGGAATAA
- the hemY gene encoding protoporphyrinogen oxidase, with amino-acid sequence MTKDKQKVVIIGGGIAGLTSAFYLQKAIQENNLPIEIQLIEASHRLGGKMQTVVTDGFTIERGPDSFLARKTSIIRLAKEVGMEDTLVPNSTGKSYVLVNEKLHSMPGGSIMGIPTEIGPFITTGLFSIPGKIRAAADFILPRSESGKDQSLGRFFRRRLGDEVVENLIEPLLSGIYAGDIDQLSLMSTFPQFYEVEQKYRSLILGMNKMTPSQPKQPDNKDKKKGVFLTFKTGLQSFAEAIEAKIDPKSILKGHRVDHIVKADQKYEIYLNNRETIKADCIIAATPHQGTQAMFSDYSFFDPFKAVPSTSVATVSLAFPEEAIKNDIDGTGFVVSRNSDYSITACTWTHKKWEHSTPKGKVLLRCYVGRAGDETIVDLSDDQIIKIVLDDLKKTMDISMNPDFSIVSRWKNSMPQYTVGHKQRLATILEHVKTELPGVFLAGASYGGVGIPDCIDQGELAVQNVLDYLKVKNIAKEVVH; translated from the coding sequence GTGACCAAAGACAAACAGAAGGTTGTCATTATTGGGGGAGGAATTGCTGGTCTCACGTCAGCGTTCTATCTTCAAAAAGCAATACAAGAGAATAATTTGCCTATCGAGATTCAACTCATTGAAGCATCACATCGTCTCGGCGGTAAAATGCAAACCGTTGTAACAGACGGTTTTACGATTGAAAGAGGCCCAGATTCATTTTTAGCAAGGAAAACAAGTATCATCAGGCTTGCAAAGGAAGTTGGAATGGAAGACACACTAGTACCTAATTCCACGGGTAAATCGTATGTTCTTGTTAACGAGAAACTTCACTCAATGCCCGGTGGTTCGATCATGGGAATTCCTACGGAAATAGGACCATTTATCACAACAGGTCTTTTTTCCATTCCCGGTAAAATAAGAGCTGCGGCTGATTTTATTCTGCCTCGTTCAGAAAGCGGAAAAGACCAATCATTAGGACGATTTTTCAGAAGAAGATTGGGTGATGAAGTGGTTGAAAATTTAATTGAACCATTATTATCAGGTATATACGCTGGTGATATTGACCAATTAAGCCTCATGTCTACTTTCCCGCAATTTTATGAAGTGGAACAAAAATACCGAAGCCTGATCTTGGGTATGAACAAAATGACCCCCTCGCAACCGAAACAGCCTGATAATAAGGACAAGAAAAAGGGAGTTTTCTTAACCTTCAAAACAGGCCTTCAATCCTTTGCCGAAGCGATTGAAGCAAAAATAGATCCGAAGTCTATCTTAAAAGGCCATCGGGTCGATCATATTGTAAAAGCAGATCAAAAATATGAAATTTACCTAAATAATCGGGAAACGATTAAGGCAGATTGTATTATTGCCGCTACCCCTCATCAGGGAACACAAGCGATGTTTTCCGACTACAGCTTTTTTGATCCATTTAAAGCCGTTCCATCCACATCTGTTGCTACAGTATCACTAGCTTTTCCTGAGGAAGCAATTAAGAATGATATAGATGGAACCGGATTTGTTGTTTCGAGAAATAGTGATTATTCGATTACTGCTTGTACATGGACACATAAAAAATGGGAACATTCGACTCCGAAAGGAAAGGTCCTTCTCCGTTGTTATGTCGGAAGAGCTGGTGATGAGACGATTGTTGATCTGTCAGATGATCAAATCATTAAGATTGTCCTCGACGATTTAAAAAAGACAATGGACATTTCCATGAATCCTGACTTTTCCATTGTATCAAGATGGAAAAATTCCATGCCGCAATATACTGTTGGTCATAAACAACGGCTGGCAACCATACTAGAGCATGTTAAAACTGAACTGCCAGGTGTATTCTTGGCAGGCGCTTCCTATGGAGGTGTCGGGATTCCCGATTGTATTGACCAAGGAGAATTAGCTGTCCAGAATGTGTTGGATTATTTAAAGGTGAAAAATATTGCAAAAGAAGTTGTTCATTGA
- a CDS encoding MBL fold metallo-hydrolase yields MKLTVIGFWGGYPKQNGASSGYLLEHEGFHLLIDCGSGVLSKLQNIIKPEELDAAIISHYHPDHIADIGVLQHARLIQGLLSKESPTLPLYGHKFDHHEFAKLTYKNITKGVAYDPNSTLSIGPFQVSFLKTNHSVPCYAMRIEADGKTIVYTADSSFKEEFIEFSRGADVLLCECNLYGHQNGKSAGHMNSVEAGQFAHKADVKQLILTHLPQYGNLADLITEASCKFTGIIKLADEFLSISL; encoded by the coding sequence ATGAAACTCACAGTAATCGGTTTTTGGGGTGGATATCCAAAACAGAATGGTGCAAGCTCTGGATATTTGCTTGAACATGAGGGTTTTCACTTATTAATAGATTGTGGAAGCGGGGTTCTTTCGAAGCTGCAAAATATTATCAAGCCTGAAGAACTGGATGCGGCCATCATTTCTCACTATCATCCTGATCACATCGCAGATATCGGTGTCCTGCAGCATGCAAGACTAATTCAAGGATTATTAAGCAAGGAATCCCCAACATTACCGCTATATGGTCATAAATTTGACCATCATGAATTTGCCAAACTAACTTATAAAAATATCACAAAAGGGGTCGCTTATGATCCTAATAGTACGCTTTCGATAGGTCCATTTCAAGTTTCATTTTTAAAGACAAACCATTCTGTTCCATGCTACGCGATGAGAATAGAGGCAGATGGTAAAACAATAGTCTATACTGCCGACAGCTCCTTTAAAGAAGAGTTTATTGAGTTCAGCAGGGGAGCCGATGTTTTACTGTGTGAATGCAATTTATACGGACATCAAAACGGTAAATCAGCAGGTCATATGAACAGCGTGGAGGCAGGGCAATTTGCCCATAAAGCCGATGTAAAACAATTAATTCTTACACACCTGCCGCAGTACGGAAACCTAGCGGATTTAATTACTGAGGCATCTTGCAAATTTACTGGTATAATAAAACTTGCAGACGAATTTCTATCTATTTCACTATAA